Genomic segment of Pseudothermotoga hypogea DSM 11164 = NBRC 106472:
GTGGCAAGGGCAACTCGATGAGATACTTCGGCTTCGCAAATTGCACGCCCGAGCTTCAAGCGATCGGACCGGTGGACAACCTCTTCTGTGCGGGTGAGAAGGCAGGAGCCATGGTGGGACACACCGAAGCGATCGTCACGGGTAGTTTGGCTGGACACAACGCAGTGAGAAAGGCGATCGGTGAGAAGCTGCTCAGATATCCAGATGAACTCGCCGTGGGAGACTTTGTGAACCACGTTATCGAAGAAATGAAGAAAGAGGAAGGCCGTCAGTACAAGTACACATTCTCAGGCTCGATCTATTTCAAGCGGATGGTCCAGAAGAATCTGTACACCACGAACGTTGAAGAGATCAAGAAGAGGGTACACAATGCCAATTTGAAGGACATCTTTAACACCAAACTGGTGTGAGGGGGTGTTTCGGTCGTGGTGGAGTTGACGTTGGCCCACTGGTTGTATCTGGCTTTCATGATCGCAGTCATCGTGGCAATGTTTCTGCGAAAGGACACACCACTCATCTGTTTGCTTGGTTCATTGCTCATCGGTTGGGCGGTGACCAAATCGTTCATTGGGGCCCTTCAGTCCGTATTCAACGCCATCGTCGTCGCTGGCATCGAATTGTTCGGCATCGTGGTCGTCATCTCATTGATGGTGGCTCTCTCGAAACAGATGGAGAAGAGTGGGGCTGCCGCCGTGCTGATAAGGACTCTGGGTAAACCCATCAAGGGTCCCAGGTCTGCGTTCTGGTTCGTCGGCATCATCACGGCGATACTCGCACTGTTCATTTGGCCCACGCCCTCTGTTGCGTTGATTGGTAGCTTGTTGGTTCTTGTGGCTGTCAGCGCGGGTCTTTCACCGGTGGGTGCAGGTGTCGCGATCGCCATGTTCGCCTACGGTGTGTCTCTCACGACGGATTTCGTCATTCAGGGTGCGCCCACGCTCACAGCGAAGGCCGCGGGGATAAGTGTGGGAGAAGTCATGAGCGCAATGGTGCCACTCATCATCGCCTACGCCGTTGTGACGATACCGCTCGCTTACTTTTGGACGATGAAGGCGAACAAGAACTACGATCCTCGCAAGGACGTTGAACTGTTCGGTGAGAGCGTCATGAAGGCCAAGAGCGAAGAGTTCAGCACCTTCGCCAAAGCGGAAGCCGCAATAGTCAGTCTCGCCTTCCTGATCAACATAGTTCTGATGCTCGCGCTGAAGTTGCGCGGCGGCGATGCTACGGCGTTGCTCGGTGGAACGGCTGCTGTGCTCTTGTTCGTGTTTACGCTACTGCAGTACAAAACCGAAGGCTTGGAAACCGGCGTCGGCTTTCTCAGAGATGGTTTCATGTTCGGTGTCAAGATCTTCGCACCAGTCTTCATCATCGCGGCAATGTTCTACATGGGTAGCGGTGCGGCGAAACAGATCTTTGGTGACGCTGGAAGGCCCTTGCTCTTCGATCTGGCGAACGCCCTCGCTGACAGAGTGCCTCTGAACAAGTTCGCAGTCGCACCCATGCAGGCCGTCGTAGGAGCAATAACAGGCTTGGACGGTTCTGGTTTCTCTGGCCTTCCGCTGATGGGTACACTCGCAGGTGGTCTGGCGCCCATCGCCAATGTGAAGACACCGTTCTTGGCGGCTCTCGGTCAGCTCACCGCGGTGAACTGCGGTGGTGGAACGATCGTTCCTTGGGCACTCATAGCCGTCGCAGCCGTTTGTAAGACGAAGCCCGAAGAGATCGCGAGGAGGAACTTCTTGCCCGTCATTCTGGGCTACGTTGCTGCAACGATAGTCGCGATGTTCCTCATGTGAAGAAGGGGGCGCCTCGAGCGCCCCTTTTCTTTGGGAGGTTTTTTAACTGTGAAGATCAAATTTTTCAAAATGAACGGAGCGGGAAACGATTTCATCGTGATCGACAACAGAGAGAACGCGCTCAAAGATTTCGACATAAGCCACTTCGTCAGGATGGTCTGTCGACGTGGCAAATCGATAGGTGCCGATGGACTCATGTTGCTCGAGCGTTCAGATTCCGCTGATTTCAAAATGAGATACTTCAACAGCGATGGTTCAGAAGGTGAAATGTGCGGTAATGGAGCACGGTGCATCGCGAGGTTCGCAAATTTGATGAATGTTGCGAAAGAGCACATGAGATTCGAAACGATCGCTGGTATCCACGAAGCCGTGATCGTGGGCGAAGAGGTCCAGATAATGTTTCCAGATCTCAAGGTGAACGACTTCAAACTCTTGCAGAGACACGATTTTGGCTTTGGGCCTATCGAGTACCACTTCGGCACAGTTGGGGTACCACACGTCGTTATCTTCAGAGGAGACGTCGAGTCGATGGAAGATGAGCTTTTGCTGAACTGGGGAAGGAAGATCAGGTACGCTTTGGATGTTTTTCCAAGAGGAACGAATGTGAACTTCGTCAAAGTTGTGGGTCCGTCTCACATAATTGTCAGAACTTACGAACGGGGTGTGGAGAACGAGACGCTCGCCTGTGGGACTGGCTCGATCGCCTCGAGCATCGTTTCGTTCCTGATCCATGCTGTGGAACCACCAGTGACTGTGAAGGTGAGAGGTGGAGAGTTGAAGGTCGGGTTTGAGAGATGCGCCGATGAGTTCAAGAACGTCTATCTCCAAGGCGATGCGCGCGTTGTTGCTGAAGGTTACATCCTACCCGATGCGTGGAAAGAATGACCCAAAAGCGAGGTGGGTTTGATGATAGAAAGAATTGTGGACGCCATAGATATCGAAACGACTTTGCTCTCTAAGGACGAGGAAGACGCGAAGAACACGGCCAT
This window contains:
- a CDS encoding transporter permease, which codes for MELTLAHWLYLAFMIAVIVAMFLRKDTPLICLLGSLLIGWAVTKSFIGALQSVFNAIVVAGIELFGIVVVISLMVALSKQMEKSGAAAVLIRTLGKPIKGPRSAFWFVGIITAILALFIWPTPSVALIGSLLVLVAVSAGLSPVGAGVAIAMFAYGVSLTTDFVIQGAPTLTAKAAGISVGEVMSAMVPLIIAYAVVTIPLAYFWTMKANKNYDPRKDVELFGESVMKAKSEEFSTFAKAEAAIVSLAFLINIVLMLALKLRGGDATALLGGTAAVLLFVFTLLQYKTEGLETGVGFLRDGFMFGVKIFAPVFIIAAMFYMGSGAAKQIFGDAGRPLLFDLANALADRVPLNKFAVAPMQAVVGAITGLDGSGFSGLPLMGTLAGGLAPIANVKTPFLAALGQLTAVNCGGGTIVPWALIAVAAVCKTKPEEIARRNFLPVILGYVAATIVAMFLM
- the dapF gene encoding diaminopimelate epimerase; translated protein: MKIKFFKMNGAGNDFIVIDNRENALKDFDISHFVRMVCRRGKSIGADGLMLLERSDSADFKMRYFNSDGSEGEMCGNGARCIARFANLMNVAKEHMRFETIAGIHEAVIVGEEVQIMFPDLKVNDFKLLQRHDFGFGPIEYHFGTVGVPHVVIFRGDVESMEDELLLNWGRKIRYALDVFPRGTNVNFVKVVGPSHIIVRTYERGVENETLACGTGSIASSIVSFLIHAVEPPVTVKVRGGELKVGFERCADEFKNVYLQGDARVVAEGYILPDAWKE